The following coding sequences lie in one Streptomyces xiamenensis genomic window:
- a CDS encoding response regulator transcription factor — protein sequence MRVVIAEDSVLLREGLTRLLTDREHEVVAGVGDGEALVAVVRELAARGELPDVVVADVRMPPTHTDEGVRAAVRLRADFPELGVLVLSQYVEEEYATELIAGSSRGVGYLLKDRVADVSEFAEAVARVARGGTALDPEVVAQLLGRSRKQDVLAALTPREREVLGLMAEGRTNSAIAAALVVSHGAVEKHVSNIFMKLGLAQSDTDHRRVLAVLTYLNS from the coding sequence GTGCGGGTGGTCATCGCCGAGGATTCGGTGCTGCTGCGGGAGGGGCTGACCCGGTTGCTGACCGACCGGGAGCACGAGGTGGTCGCCGGGGTCGGTGACGGGGAGGCGCTGGTGGCGGTGGTGCGTGAGCTCGCCGCCCGCGGCGAGCTGCCGGACGTGGTGGTGGCCGATGTGCGGATGCCGCCCACGCACACCGACGAGGGGGTGCGGGCGGCGGTGCGGTTGCGGGCCGATTTCCCGGAACTGGGGGTCCTCGTACTTTCGCAGTATGTGGAGGAGGAGTACGCGACCGAGCTGATCGCCGGGTCCAGCCGCGGGGTGGGTTATCTGCTGAAGGACCGGGTGGCGGATGTGAGCGAGTTCGCCGAGGCGGTCGCGCGGGTGGCCCGGGGTGGCACCGCGCTGGATCCCGAGGTGGTGGCCCAGTTGCTGGGCCGCAGCCGCAAGCAGGACGTGCTGGCGGCGCTCACTCCGCGCGAGCGCGAGGTCCTAGGTCTGATGGCGGAGGGGCGGACGAACTCGGCGATCGCGGCCGCCCTGGTGGTCAGCCACGGTGCGGTAGAAAAGCATGTGAGCAATATCTTCATGAAGCTCGGTTTGGCGCAGAGTGACACAGATCACCGTCGGGTTCTGGCAGTTCTGACCTATCTGAATTCGTAG